Proteins encoded together in one candidate division WOR-3 bacterium window:
- a CDS encoding T9SS type A sorting domain-containing protein, which produces MHESIVYMSGIVLLGIQNLGFGSNIQKGSAETPQIMHLVAKQQAEQSINMDDTDNAIYFGGFIRQAYNGQPPSGTQYRVKACVNEGDTLVQITTINGKFLMGASNFTYPVLAGDTLHILAKSESNPDYQIYYYWILREEMNRMPPACLDNPNNPNLAITLSIHEVVDTTASINPSQLYAVYQVEGSAIACTVTVDTVNLGIIKYYDTWCSLEGQDPEFGLGRSVDITLYRMLGGDSIAVFDTTFLSDSTNTFEGVMVGQDTVWFPEYIGPIGISDYSYTESKIPFMIFPTVIRDYLTVTGVDGIVIYNALGQLMDSYGITGSSVLDLSRYSDGVYFVKPFQFGSLPVKIIKTW; this is translated from the coding sequence ATGCACGAGAGTATCGTATATATGTCAGGCATTGTACTATTGGGAATACAGAATTTAGGATTTGGATCAAACATCCAAAAAGGTAGTGCAGAAACACCACAAATAATGCATCTTGTCGCTAAGCAACAAGCAGAACAGTCGATTAATATGGATGATACTGACAACGCTATTTATTTTGGAGGTTTCATTAGACAAGCGTACAATGGACAACCTCCCTCAGGAACGCAATATAGGGTTAAAGCATGCGTGAACGAAGGAGACACTTTAGTTCAGATAACCACTATTAATGGCAAATTTCTTATGGGGGCTAGTAACTTTACATATCCTGTTCTTGCTGGAGATACTCTTCATATCCTCGCAAAAAGCGAATCAAATCCAGATTACCAAATTTATTATTACTGGATTCTTCGGGAAGAAATGAATAGGATGCCGCCAGCATGTTTAGATAATCCCAATAATCCAAATTTAGCAATCACCCTGAGTATCCATGAAGTTGTCGATACTACTGCTTCGATAAATCCTTCTCAGTTATATGCTGTTTATCAAGTTGAAGGTAGTGCTATTGCATGTACTGTTACAGTGGACACAGTAAATCTGGGAATCATCAAGTATTATGATACCTGGTGTAGCCTTGAAGGACAAGATCCTGAGTTCGGTTTAGGTAGATCAGTTGATATCACTCTTTATAGAATGCTGGGAGGCGATTCTATAGCTGTTTTTGATACTACTTTTCTCTCTGACTCAACCAACACTTTTGAGGGAGTTATGGTAGGACAAGATACAGTTTGGTTTCCGGAATACATAGGACCTATTGGAATTTCTGATTATTCTTACACCGAATCAAAAATACCATTTATGATCTTCCCAACAGTAATACGTGATTACCTAACCGTTACTGGGGTAGATGGAATAGTGATTTATAACGCACTAGGACAGTTGATGGACAGTTACGGTATTACTGGTAGCAGTGTTCTTGATCTCTCAAGGTACTCTGACGGAGTCTATTTTGTGAAGCCATTTCAATTTGGTAGTTTGCCAGTAAAGATAATCAAAACTTGGTAG